The following is a genomic window from Gemmatimonadota bacterium.
CAGTCCCTGGATCTCCGGAATGGAAAGGGGTTCTCCGCCGCGAAACAGGATCACGTCGATGTTGGGGTCCACCATCACCCACTTCCGGTAATCGTCGAACCAGACTTCGGCCACGAAATGGCCTTCATAACTATTAGGCGTTCCCATCAGCGCCGAGCAGCGCGCCGGGATTCCCAGCGCCTGGCAGGCACTGACGAAGGCCACCGCATAGTGGACGCACATGGTGATGGAACTTTCGCCGCTGTGACCTTGCCGGCTCACGCCCCATGCGAGAATGGTCTCCGCGTCCCACGGCGCGTATGCCGTCCCGCGGCGGGATCCCGAATGTTCCCAGCCTGCCGCAATCCACGCGGAAAGCGCCCGCACCCGGGTCAGTCGATCGCTGCCGTTCACAATGCCGCGGGGTATCCGGTCACGCATCGACTGTGCCCTGGGGTGGCCGGCGGATTCCCAGGCCATGTCCGGCGGCGGGTCGTCCCGGCCTTCCTCCAGCCGCATCCGCACACAGTAGTTTCCTTCGACCGCGTTCAGGTAACCCATGCGGTGGGAACGCCAGCTTGCGCCGCCGTCGTCGGTCAACGCACTGTTCGACTGGGCGCAGCCCGCTTCCAGCGCGAGCGACCATCCCGTCATCGCGGCGTCATCGGTCCACAGCTCCACCCTGTTGTCCCCGTCGCGCAGGTCGCCGGACTTCACGGTACGTTCGTACCATCTGTAATGGAGATCCTCCCCGGCCTCGATCACTTCCTGGCGGATCCCGTTGACCGACCAGTGCAGCGGGTTGTCGCCGACCCGGTGGGACCGGGCCAGCACGTACAGGATTGCGTCGGATCCGGTGGCCGGCAGATTCAGGATGACGCGGACACGTCTGAACCGTGTAAGTTCCTCGCACAGCGAAGGGATGACACGACCGGATTCGTTGTGGTAGAGTCTGCTCATTGACTTACCAAGTAACAGCCTGCGGTATGTTGCGTCAAGATCGGACGGACGTTATATTGCGGCTTGGAATACGCATGCCCGGCTCGAAGCCGTTCTTCAGTCTGAACAATGATCGTGCCCTCAGGAATCCCCTTCAGGAATCTTTTTATGAAACGGGCAGTGATACTCGGTCGGAACCGGGGCGGCGTCGTGGAAGCCGACGTTCCGAAACCGCGGGAAAACTGGGTACTGATCAAGATCCACGCGGCACCGCTCTGCAACGAGTTCAAGGGATTCGCGGCCGGCCGCGAGGAAGACTACCTGGGCCACGAGGCGTCCGGTGAGGTGGTCGAGGTCGCGCAGCCGTGCCGGGTCGAGGTGGGAGACCGGGTAGTGGTCATGCCCGGGTATCCCTGCGGCGATTGCGCCCTGTGCCGGTCCGGGGACTACATCCACTGCGAAAACAACGTGGACTTCGAGGCCTTCACCGGATCGGCCGAAGGCAGGGCGACTGTCGCGCAGTACATGCTCAAACCGGACTGGTTGTTGACGCCCATTCCCGATGATATGTCCTATGAGCATGGGGCCATGGCCTGCTGCGGACTGGGGCCGACCTACGGTGCCTTCGACCGCCTCCAGGTCCGGGGCGGCGACACTGTAATGATTACCGGCATGGGGCCGGTGGGCCTGGGCGGGGTGATCGGCGCATCTCATCTCGGCGCCGAGGTCATCGCCGTGGAATCCCATCCCTACCGCAAGGCGAAGGCCATGGAACTGGGCGCCGCGCACGTCATCGATCCGGTGGACGAGGACGCGCTGGAACGGATACGCGACCTGACCGGCGGGATCGGCGTGGACCGGGCAGTGGACTGCTCGGGGTCGCCGGCGGCCCACAGGCTCTGCATCGACGCGCTCCGCAGGAGGGGAAGCCTCGCCTTCGTCGGCGAGAGCGGGGCGGACACGCGCCTGGTCGTGAGTCCCGATATGTTACGCAAGGGCATCGATCTGAAGGGATCCTGGCACTACAACATGAAGGGTGCTCTCGACATCATGGGCGTCATTGCGAAAAACCGGGAGAAACTGGACCGTTTCATTACCCATCGGTATCCCATAGCTGAAATCCAGCAGGCATGGGAGACGCAGGTGTCC
Proteins encoded in this region:
- a CDS encoding transglutaminase-like domain-containing protein, with protein sequence MSRLYHNESGRVIPSLCEELTRFRRVRVILNLPATGSDAILYVLARSHRVGDNPLHWSVNGIRQEVIEAGEDLHYRWYERTVKSGDLRDGDNRVELWTDDAAMTGWSLALEAGCAQSNSALTDDGGASWRSHRMGYLNAVEGNYCVRMRLEEGRDDPPPDMAWESAGHPRAQSMRDRIPRGIVNGSDRLTRVRALSAWIAAGWEHSGSRRGTAYAPWDAETILAWGVSRQGHSGESSITMCVHYAVAFVSACQALGIPARCSALMGTPNSYEGHFVAEVWFDDYRKWVMVDPNIDVILFRGGEPLSIPEIQGLDGLAGGLAPYVEWGSGTRFQQTFSHMRDFIRNSLLRGVCFRHRSIWPRTDFFSHPELTPPGHGSVSYCETDLVWSEPDREAGFGMFRYFAPAAYFTSPPDKAAYA
- a CDS encoding zinc-binding dehydrogenase, whose product is MKRAVILGRNRGGVVEADVPKPRENWVLIKIHAAPLCNEFKGFAAGREEDYLGHEASGEVVEVAQPCRVEVGDRVVVMPGYPCGDCALCRSGDYIHCENNVDFEAFTGSAEGRATVAQYMLKPDWLLTPIPDDMSYEHGAMACCGLGPTYGAFDRLQVRGGDTVMITGMGPVGLGGVIGASHLGAEVIAVESHPYRKAKAMELGAAHVIDPVDEDALERIRDLTGGIGVDRAVDCSGSPAAHRLCIDALRRRGSLAFVGESGADTRLVVSPDMLRKGIDLKGSWHYNMKGALDIMGVIAKNREKLDRFITHRYPIAEIQQAWETQVSGECSKVVIQPWA